The genomic region ccacatcagccgcctctcctcctctacggaagcatcctccaccaccgcctcggatccggcagcctcctcggtcactgcagctcctccgggatcatcctcctcttccaaaacctcaacaacggaccccataggtcccaaatggtaccctgcgatcaaaagaataaacaaagaacgtcagccaagATTTCGGCACtatgacggcgtaaaatggacaagtcccaaaaaaaaaaaaaacctgcaaaacaaaacaccTCACCAAAAACAGCAACAAAGACAATtcacaaaaaacgcacaaaaacgactcgcccttcttttcaagcaaaagatgagttaaaacaaccacaacaaacaaaaatggcatctcaagacccacacagggtccgccaacaacccaaaatacgctCCCAATGCAATGAAGAACTTTTCTaaggctcaaaaaggcaatttatatgccaatttgagcacaaaccggtcaaaaattcaaaaacgaccacaAAGaagcaaacgtgattttatcacgcctcaaggtgacctaaactaccaataaggtccatttcaaggcaaactgactcaatttaagcccaaacaggcacttattttgtcagacataagaccgtcacaaaaggcaaaaattccaattttgcccacaataccccaacaaaggtccacaatggcaaatacggtctttcccgactacaatacaacctagtgggacccattacccaagcaaataaacttggcattgcgagatgagacggtttctcacctcactcacgtttctCGAGCATAGGGAgggggaacggggaccaaaatgcaaactaaaaacacccctatactcctaaacaggtttctaacctaatgcaatcatcaatttcacttgaaacgggctcaatcaaaaacgcccaaatcaattttatagggtaaaatttcgccctaattcaattaagctaaagaccaacaaattcaaatagattcaagaggaaatgcataccttgTGATGACATTATGgttgatggcacgaatggaagtgagcaaaggtccaacaatggcgatttttgtgGGATTTTCGTGttgaaggttgaagatgaatgaggaaTAGAATGCAGCCAAATCTCGCGTCTTCTAcacaaaaatagggaagcccctttggttcgcaaggtggctcgcgcctcaatcaggcctccccttgctttcttcaccgaaatttgggccttagcccaatttcccatatTAAACTTCGAGTTTTCGttgacgacattaaggaccgtcatttttcatgtttctatttgtttcatgactataacatgctaaaacatgcataacatgaaccaaaatatgGGATAAACGAACCAAAACtaatttttggcctgagacagaagccccttggttcgccggcttgcatGCGCCTAAACGCGGTGTCCAGGTCAGGattcaaccgtgtttgttctcgtctttcccctttaattcattttcatatttgtaattggtttttaccatttcaaatattttcgaacccttttattttattttatttgttttaaacataaaacatttttcacccttggttcctcataccatgacggttaaatccgtgtttcggtgataattgTTGGTTAATGACATTAGAAAGGTATTtaaacctttttattttatttctttacattttgggaggtattttaaagcctttcatcacttctttacattttcaaaataaacatattagtcaccaacacaaagtcatccttggttctacataccatgccgaattttaacccgggtacgatgattagtatcgactaattacattcgagtgaacttaagacaattagttcataatcgttttcaaaactattcatgtcaagcttgtcaagccgaacccgacaccgaatattatcaaaataatgatgattattcaggtctagttcttcaaagcaacaaatgcggtctaaacgaccctttcaaatcaaatcgggttcaaaaacccatttcccaacacgttttataacgttttataAATGGCCAGAATACGGCATATAATtgtaggttgacccgcgcctaaaataggcctttcaattctcattttcaaaaccaggggtcCCCTTGCACCGCCGGCTGgttcgcgcctcatgtagccgtctggtgcagggcctgttcccttttccagcattagtctaggacgatcccgactccgattagCCTAGATATAGGATgtatcagatgactatttgcttattcaaaatcacatttgcaaaatgccttactaggacaaatggatcacgttatgcaccataaacctaatttggtaaatggatgtttaatttccgttatgcatgcaaatcaattataaatccaactcgacatcttatacttgatacttggtttaaatcaaccgacttagaaagctctcacatgttaggtttaaattattggatgcttattcatgcatttaaaccctTTGCATTCAAccgaccaagatcgatcagtagaggccgctaccgcgggcgggattgggtgcctgattaaagggcttcccaatacgtaccttcacctcttactcagaaactttggatagcggactaccttatccagggcgtacgagagtcattctagagataggatgctaaagagggacaatttccttatatttagtacctatgtcaaacgctgctttgtgcttcgatttgaccgaggtataaagtggatttcgaacgggttccaagcatcccacaaatgcttggtggcgactctgaacatctctaatcgtttaaAGACCAttaccgagacgaaatcgaccgatctaaaacgatccggtcgaaagcatttttacgccgccgagcgtggctttcaaaagaccgctgcatgtccacagatcaaAGTGGGCTCGCATGTGGGCCGCATCCACAATccttcctcgtactcccactcaatcccatgtccttctctgcttgcacaagcagagaatggagctcatgtaaacatTTTCTCATGTttatcatattataatttaccctaaattgggtaaatcctttgacgtgagagagagagtggagcactcggtccaccacaagctcGTCAGGAATCTTACATCCCAACCTCTCtagagtttccacgtactcaatcattttaagtacgtgtgaactcacaggttgaccatctttgaggttagcttcaaagaaacgaactgcggtgtcatactgaagtatcctcggggcttgagaaaacatagtagaaagcctcgagaatacttcatatGCATTGCGGAACATGACACATtacctttgtaaagcaggatccattgaaaaaaatcaaaacaatttTTATTGTAgcagattccttttgataatcatTAAAAgtctcccttacatcggcagtagCCCTAGAATTAGGCGAAGGAGGAGAGGGATCGGCAAGGTAGCGTAATTTCCCATCACCTGCGGCaactaatcgaagttgttcctcccaatctttaaaattactaccgtcagcttttaatacatatttgtccataaaagaacgaagCCATGAATTTTTAGCTATTGTGACGGTTTGACTAGAagaagccatcgtgattactacaaaggaaatgaaaggaaaattaacatttatcgtttaaaCATTTTACTTGTAAAACTATTTTATCAAGttctcatttatataatgatctcacactgaattatataaatgattccaagatccatctttatataaacacgggcacggtggacttATTCAACCcatttttatataaatttggtgagtcaacaattttgactgattctactattagaattcttggtcaacggattttcttaaaatccatcttttagccccagaaataaATATGGGCATGGTGGACCGATTCAATCCATATTTATcctgttgagtccaaccaattttcacgcgtaataacttttattaccctacttacccaacgtaaaaagagtgtacctcggtgatccgtacctacctctaatgaagaagggattcataggtgctattatttggtaaggctaatctcaattttcaaacaaaggtgagagatcttatcaatttaattgtctatcacttttaagtgaacaaaattggtgaatgttaaacaattaaatcgataacaacgaAAATTAAAatatgtagtgacgatttggcataaATGCATTAATAATAAGACAACaaatcctaatatggccacctagttaatctaattaacttaaactattacacttcggaaaccaactccttggtcccgtgagtcttcataaaattggcctccttctttaggatttcggaacgcctttccgaaaacaccgtcttcatgaaaactccgtctttagatccttcatttaactactaataattaaattacatagcaatttcctattataaaatttgtaataaaaataaaataaaaactactCCCTCCCAGTCGTCATAATGTTCCCCTTTGGGAATGGCACGATACTTAAGAAAAGTGAATATAAAATAATAAAGGACAAAGGTGGGGTTTGTTGGTAGGAGAGAGAGAAGAATagttagtagttaaataaagtaATGATCTTTGGTAATTGTTCCCTCCAAAAGGTTAACACAAAACTGCACATGCTTAATTAAATTGCTAAACCGTCTTATCTATATTAAGACTAACAACTGATTATAGCTAATTATTGTACAAAACTTGGTTGTTTAACAACCATTACATACGGAGACATGCCTCCGTTTACCAATAATACTACGTACAGTATTAATAAAATCAAATTACACATGATTAGTACCGGATTACTAAACAAAATacagaaattttttttaaaaaaaaaaaaaaaaaaaacgagaagtaGGTGATCAGAGGACTTCAGTAATCAGGGTATGGATTTCTCCTATCTTGGCAGGCAATTAGGTTGTCCTTGAACCAAAAACCAAAGTGTCAAAGTCTTAATCCATCAAAGCAAGTTGCCTCACATATGAAAATTTGGCACCAAATTCAAATTAGGAGCCAAATATCACAAACATTTCAGTTTTGCGCCCAAATTTACTCTAAAACAGTGTGCAAAGTTCATGGGTATATAATTGGAGATGCTGAGATCATTTAGCCTCATTTATTTGTGTAGAGCCAAAACAATCCTTTCTAACAAAAAACATTCTCACTAAATGCTCAATAAAGACTGCCAAAAATGAAAAAACCAAATCTAGATAACTTGGAAAGAGAAAGAATCTGTCATCTTTTACTAGAAAAAACCAATGATGGAAAACTAAAACATGGGGCAATGATTGAAGTTGCAGCACAGTTTGGCGTATGCAGAAAAACAGTTACCAAACTTTGGAAACAGGCTAAGATGCAACATGCAGCAGGTCATGGGATCAGTGTAAATAGCAAGCTCAAAGGAAGACAAATGCCAAAAAGAAAGGTGTTTGACACGAATAAACTAGAGAGCATTGAGTTACTAAAGAGGACAACTCAGGAAGGAGTAAGCAAAGGGATGGGTGTTAGTCAATCAACAGTGAGCAGATGGGTCAAGGCAGATCTCATAGATTCACATACAAATGCAATCAAGCCTCTTTTATCAGATAAGAACAAACTTGAACGATTAATTTATTGTCTTTCACACCTTCATTATGATAAACACACAAAACAGTTTATTTTCAAGGATCAAAGTAATGTGATTCACATAGATGAAAAATGGTTTTTTATTACAAAACCAAGTCAAAGGTTTTATGTAGGAAAAAAAGAAAGGAGACCTTTTAGATGTACCCAATCAAAAAGATTCATAACTAAGGTTATGTTTATGTGTGCGGTATCAAGACCTAAATATGCTGAAAATAAAGAAGTAATTTGTGATGGCAAAATTGGTATATGGCCATTTGTAATGGAGGTACCAGCTAAGAGGAAATCAAAAAACAGAACTGCAGGCACATTAGAAACAAAGAATATAGAGTCAATAACTAAGAAAGTAACAAAAGAAATGTTGATTTCTAATGTGCTGCCTGCTATTAAGGCTAAATGGCAGGATAATACTAGTAAGAATGTTCTGATACAGCAAGATAATGCAAGACCCCATATAACTAACATGGATGAAGATTTTACAAGGCATGCTAATGAAGATGGGTGGAACATTCAACTAACTTGTCAGCCTCCAAATTCTCCAGACTTAAATGTTCTTGATTTGGGGTTTTTCAGAGCCATTCAGGCACTTCAGCAAAAGGAAAAAGCAAACACACTCCAGCAACTTGTTGACAATGTTATGCAAGCTTATGAACAGTTAGAAGCAATTAAACTTAACTATGTGTTCATTACTTTGCAGGCATGTATGATGGAGATAATGCAACTCAAAGGTGGGATTGACTATCCTATACCTCATATGCACAAATCAAAACTAGCAGCACAAGGTTTATTACCTGAATATCTAAATGCTAACACAGAACTGGTGAAAAATTGCATACAATATGTAACAAATCTTGGTCATGCAAGTAGTATAAGTGAACTCGTAGATGAAATTAATAGTGCAGAAAATGAATTGGAACTAACAGAGCATGCAGGTTGCAGTAATGACCCAACAGGCCAAACTGAAGTTGTTGGTAACATTACTGTAAATGAAGGGAACATTAGTGCAGAACCAAGAATGATAGACTGAAGGACAAAATACtcagctttttgaagataggcagATGAATGCATTCAGAGTAAACAACAATGAATGATAAATCAGAATCAGGCAAGTCAACTTTTTGAAGACAACAAACTGAATGCAATCAGTGTACAAGCATGTAGAGCAGAAAAACAGATGTATGCAGACATGCAATTTATGTACCCTTTTGAACTTTGCAcaagtttttaattttttttgggcAGTTAATGTAAACTGAAGTAGTTAAATGGCAAATGTGCTATGGCAGTAAAACTTCAACATCATTCAGTTTCAAGTTAAGATAACCACAGATCACAATCCATGCATAGCCTGCATCACAATTTCTTATGGTGGCGTAATGCATGGATTGTCATCATTTTGCTCTCAAATTATCATTGAGCATCGAAAAAAAGGAGTTCTTCTAATCCATAATAGTTTATTAACATCATTAGTCCATTAAACCTAATTTAAAAGATAAAAACAATAAATCAGGAGAAGAATGAGTGATAAAATTAAACCTCCCATCGTATTCGCCTTCCAGATCAGGCAGAAACATACTCGAAAACTGAGAATCAGGGACAAACGAATCAAGTTCCCCATAGGTGTCAGGAACAACATCACAAGAGTCGAAAATGGGTTGACTGTAACCACCAACATCAACAAAATCCTCATGCATGACTTCATCTCCCTTCACACCCTCGTCATCTTCACTTTCAATGGCAAACATAGGATCAATTTTCGCCATCTGAGTCAAAACCAAACGACGGTACTCCGGGCTTTCACGCCTTTCCCTCAAAATCTTC from Silene latifolia isolate original U9 population chromosome 3, ASM4854445v1, whole genome shotgun sequence harbors:
- the LOC141646106 gene encoding uncharacterized protein LOC141646106 — encoded protein: MQHAAGHGISVNSKLKGRQMPKRKVFDTNKLESIELLKRTTQEGVSKGMGVSQSTVSRWVKADLIDSHTNAIKPLLSDKNKLERLIYCLSHLHYDKHTKQFIFKDQSNVIHIDEKWFFITKPSQRFYVGKKERRPFRCTQSKRFITKVMFMCAVSRPKYAENKEVICDGKIGIWPFVMEVPAKRKSKNRTAGTLETKNIESITKKVTKEMLISNVLPAIKAKWQDNTSKNVLIQQDNARPHITNMDEDFTRHANEDGWNIQLTCQPPNSPDLNVLDLGFFRAIQALQQKEKANTLQQLVDNVMQAYEQLEAIKLNYVFITLQACMMEIMQLKGGIDYPIPHMHKSKLAAQEHAGCSNDPTGQTEVVGNITVNEGNISAEPRMID